From a single Solidesulfovibrio fructosivorans JJ] genomic region:
- the pruA gene encoding L-glutamate gamma-semialdehyde dehydrogenase, which yields MNPQLDEAIRQRGKAFFASIRGESPSIFNKGFWTGKVMDWAMQNEGFKVQLFRFVDVLPYLTTSDNLSRHIEEYFSGGEAGDIPAVLKWGAEKSGLFGGVAAKLMGKAIRSNIEGMARQFIVGERTKEAVKNLSKIRKDGFAFTVDLLGEATVSELESDAYRDGYLEVLDAIAAEQKSWKPFGTGSDGLDWGSAPRVNASIKPSALFSQASPMDFDGSVEGILARMRPVYRKIMAMGGAMCIDMEQLKYKDITIELFKRLRSEPEFRDYPHLSIVLQAYMRETEHDIKDLVAWGRAEGLPFGMRLVKGAYWDYETVIAKQMGWPVPVWTRKPESDIAHEKLSRLILENSDLIYFQCASHNIRTISNVMEMAAELGVPENRYEFQALYGMAEPVRKGLLKVAGRVRLYCPYGELLPGMAYLVRRLLENTANESFLRLSFADGEAEDRLLENPQLTLERELAAAPQKAAEKTPIDGLTAFRNEPLADFTVAELRKAFPEAIAQVRGEAGRVLPLVIGGKSVETDDRIPSVNPADPGEVLANVCQAGTVEVDAAIDAAEAAFPAWRDASPKERADIILKAAAIARRDIVALSATQVLEVGKQWDQAYNDVGEAIDFLEYYAREALRLGAPKRMGREPGEKNHLFYEAKGVTAVIAPWNFPLAISVGMTSAAIVAGNTVVYKPSSLSSLTGYGMAEIFKEAGLPDGVFNYCPGRGSVMGDHLVEHPKVSTIAFTGSMETGLRIQEKAARVQPGQAYCKKVIAEMGGKNAIIIDDDADLDEAILGVVYSAFGFQGQKCSACSRVIVVDSIYDKFVSRLTEACGSLRIGPSEDPENAMGPVVDPSQQKKVQEYLRIAHEEGQVLVERQTSGPGYYAPLVVVAGIRPEHRLAQEEVFGPILAVMKADSFDQALEWATSTRFALTGGVYSRSPKHLEKARREFRVGNLYLNRNCVGAMVGRQPFGGSKMSGVGSKSGGPDYLLQFMEPRVVTENTIRRGFTPIDEDDEWFE from the coding sequence ATGAATCCCCAACTCGACGAGGCCATCCGCCAGCGCGGCAAGGCCTTTTTCGCCAGTATCCGTGGCGAGTCGCCCTCCATCTTCAACAAGGGTTTCTGGACCGGCAAGGTCATGGACTGGGCCATGCAGAACGAGGGCTTCAAGGTCCAGCTGTTCCGGTTCGTGGACGTGTTGCCCTACCTGACCACCTCCGACAACCTGTCGCGCCACATCGAGGAATATTTCTCCGGGGGCGAGGCCGGGGATATCCCGGCCGTGCTCAAGTGGGGCGCGGAAAAGTCCGGCCTGTTCGGGGGCGTGGCGGCCAAGCTCATGGGCAAGGCCATCCGCTCCAACATCGAGGGCATGGCCCGGCAGTTCATCGTGGGCGAGCGGACCAAGGAAGCAGTCAAGAATTTAAGCAAGATCCGCAAGGACGGATTCGCCTTCACCGTGGACCTGCTCGGCGAGGCCACGGTTTCGGAGCTGGAGTCCGACGCCTACCGCGACGGCTATCTGGAGGTCCTCGACGCCATCGCCGCCGAGCAGAAGTCCTGGAAGCCCTTCGGCACGGGCTCGGACGGCCTCGACTGGGGCAGCGCGCCCAGGGTCAACGCCTCGATCAAGCCGTCGGCCCTTTTTTCCCAGGCCAGTCCCATGGATTTCGACGGCTCGGTGGAAGGCATCCTCGCCCGCATGCGGCCGGTCTACCGCAAGATCATGGCCATGGGCGGGGCCATGTGCATCGACATGGAGCAGCTCAAGTACAAGGACATCACCATCGAGCTGTTCAAACGCCTGCGCAGCGAGCCGGAATTTCGCGATTATCCCCATCTTTCCATCGTGCTCCAGGCCTACATGCGCGAGACCGAGCACGACATCAAGGACCTTGTCGCCTGGGGCCGGGCCGAGGGCCTGCCGTTCGGCATGCGGCTGGTCAAGGGCGCATACTGGGACTACGAAACGGTCATCGCCAAGCAGATGGGCTGGCCGGTTCCGGTCTGGACGCGCAAGCCCGAGTCCGACATCGCCCACGAAAAACTGTCCCGGCTGATCCTCGAAAACAGCGACCTCATCTATTTCCAGTGCGCCTCCCACAACATCCGCACCATCTCCAACGTCATGGAGATGGCGGCGGAGCTTGGCGTGCCGGAAAACCGCTATGAATTCCAGGCGCTCTACGGCATGGCCGAACCCGTGCGCAAAGGGCTCCTCAAGGTGGCCGGCCGGGTGCGACTTTACTGTCCCTACGGCGAGCTGCTGCCGGGCATGGCCTATCTGGTGCGCCGGCTGCTGGAAAACACGGCCAACGAATCCTTTCTGCGCCTGAGCTTCGCCGACGGCGAGGCCGAGGACCGGCTGCTGGAAAATCCCCAGCTGACCCTGGAGCGCGAACTGGCGGCCGCGCCGCAAAAGGCCGCCGAGAAAACGCCCATCGACGGCCTGACCGCCTTTCGCAACGAGCCCCTGGCCGATTTCACCGTGGCCGAGCTGCGAAAAGCCTTCCCAGAGGCCATAGCCCAGGTGCGCGGCGAAGCCGGGCGCGTGCTGCCGCTGGTGATCGGCGGCAAGTCCGTGGAAACCGACGACCGCATCCCCTCAGTCAACCCGGCCGATCCCGGCGAGGTCCTGGCGAACGTCTGCCAGGCCGGCACGGTCGAGGTGGACGCGGCCATAGACGCCGCAGAGGCCGCCTTCCCGGCCTGGCGCGACGCCTCGCCCAAGGAGCGCGCCGACATCATCCTGAAGGCCGCCGCCATTGCCCGGCGCGACATCGTGGCCCTGTCCGCGACCCAGGTGCTCGAGGTCGGCAAACAGTGGGATCAGGCCTACAACGACGTGGGCGAGGCCATCGACTTCCTGGAATACTACGCCCGCGAAGCCCTGCGCCTGGGGGCCCCCAAACGCATGGGCCGGGAACCCGGCGAGAAGAACCACCTCTTTTACGAGGCCAAGGGCGTCACCGCCGTCATCGCGCCCTGGAACTTCCCCCTGGCCATCTCCGTGGGCATGACCTCCGCCGCCATCGTGGCCGGCAACACGGTGGTCTACAAGCCCTCGAGCCTGTCTTCGCTCACCGGCTACGGCATGGCGGAAATCTTCAAGGAAGCCGGGCTCCCGGACGGCGTCTTCAACTACTGTCCCGGCCGGGGTTCGGTCATGGGCGACCATCTGGTCGAACACCCGAAGGTCAGCACCATCGCCTTTACCGGCTCCATGGAGACCGGGCTGCGCATCCAGGAAAAGGCGGCCAGGGTGCAGCCCGGCCAGGCCTACTGCAAGAAGGTCATCGCCGAAATGGGCGGCAAGAACGCCATCATCATCGACGACGACGCCGACCTCGACGAGGCGATCCTGGGCGTGGTCTATTCGGCCTTCGGCTTCCAGGGCCAGAAGTGCTCGGCCTGCTCCCGGGTCATCGTGGTCGACTCCATCTACGACAAGTTCGTCTCGCGCCTGACCGAGGCCTGCGGTTCGCTGCGCATCGGCCCCTCCGAGGACCCGGAAAACGCCATGGGCCCGGTGGTCGATCCGTCCCAGCAGAAAAAGGTCCAGGAATACCTGCGTATCGCCCACGAGGAAGGACAGGTGCTGGTGGAGCGGCAGACCTCGGGACCGGGCTACTACGCCCCGCTGGTCGTGGTCGCCGGCATTCGCCCCGAACATCGGCTGGCCCAGGAAGAGGTGTTCGGGCCGATCCTCGCCGTCATGAAGGCCGACAGCTTCGATCAGGCCCTGGAGTGGGCCACAAGCAC
- a CDS encoding Lrp/AsnC family transcriptional regulator, whose translation MIDEIDRRILMILQDNARTSNADIARAVSMAPSAVLERVRKLERKGVITGYEARIDPSAVELDLTAFTFVKTDEPVGAIDTGQQLAAVPGVQEVHYVAGTAAYLIKVRAPDTRSLADLLKVIGRLSTVRDTNTTVVLQTVKETGALPLANPPASGEEK comes from the coding sequence ATGATCGACGAAATCGACCGCCGAATTTTGATGATCCTTCAGGACAATGCCCGCACCTCCAACGCCGACATTGCCCGGGCCGTGTCCATGGCTCCCTCTGCGGTGCTCGAACGGGTGCGCAAGCTCGAGCGCAAAGGCGTCATCACCGGCTACGAGGCCCGCATCGATCCTTCGGCCGTGGAATTGGACCTGACGGCCTTCACCTTCGTCAAGACCGACGAACCCGTGGGCGCCATCGACACCGGCCAGCAGCTGGCCGCCGTGCCCGGGGTCCAGGAGGTTCATTACGTGGCCGGCACGGCCGCCTATCTCATCAAGGTCCGGGCTCCGGATACCCGTTCCCTGGCCGACTTGCTCAAGGTCATCGGCAGGCTTTCCACCGTGCGCGACACCAATACCACGGTGGTGCTGCAAACCGTCAAGGAAACCGGGGCGCTGCCCCTTGCCAATCCACCCGCATCCGGAGAGGAAAAATGA
- a CDS encoding DUF262 domain-containing protein — MASRKYDINEFEEEEGKDYLTKGSPEPIEEIYKKGKFRVVYQTNTFFLPQLRDLIRNKSILNIRPEYQRRLRWDNKRKSLLIESLLMNIPIPPLFFYENKMATYEVMDGQQRLNAIDEFFNNDFKLTGLEVFGQLKGKQYGELHPVIKKGLDRASLSSIILLLESDDTERDPYLIRRYVFKRLNTGGQKLNDQEIRNCIYAGEFNNLITSLSRNSLFTKAWDIPPFNEIDIDRSYEDPKRKNNTLYRNMHDCQLILRFFALKDEENIKGSMKSMLDRCMQKNLNITPEEKLNYEYIFLECLELAHLIFNRRPFKIKTGKVEKVSAPLYDATMVSLSKFLKNKSTLIEKKAFINERLQKALNNANDYEILVGRGNTASAIKKRIELLSGIFKLAIS; from the coding sequence ATGGCTAGCCGAAAATACGACATAAACGAATTTGAAGAAGAAGAAGGGAAAGATTATCTTACAAAAGGCAGCCCAGAGCCAATTGAAGAGATATACAAGAAAGGAAAATTCCGTGTTGTATACCAAACCAACACTTTTTTTCTTCCGCAGCTTCGCGATTTAATACGAAATAAATCTATTTTGAATATTAGACCTGAATACCAAAGGCGTCTCCGGTGGGACAATAAAAGAAAGTCGCTCTTAATAGAGTCGCTATTGATGAACATCCCGATCCCTCCTCTCTTTTTTTACGAAAATAAGATGGCTACCTACGAAGTAATGGACGGGCAACAGCGTCTAAATGCGATTGATGAATTCTTTAATAATGACTTTAAATTGACAGGCCTAGAAGTCTTTGGGCAATTAAAGGGAAAGCAATACGGAGAGTTACATCCTGTAATTAAAAAGGGGCTTGATAGAGCATCTCTTTCGTCAATCATCCTATTATTAGAAAGTGACGACACTGAACGTGATCCGTATTTAATAAGACGGTATGTTTTTAAACGCCTCAACACTGGCGGTCAAAAGCTAAACGACCAAGAGATACGTAATTGCATCTACGCTGGAGAGTTCAATAATCTTATTACATCTCTTTCTAGAAACAGTTTATTTACTAAGGCATGGGACATTCCACCTTTTAATGAAATAGACATTGATCGATCTTACGAAGACCCAAAACGGAAAAACAATACACTTTATAGAAACATGCATGACTGCCAATTAATTCTCCGCTTTTTTGCATTAAAAGATGAGGAGAATATCAAAGGATCAATGAAGTCAATGCTGGATCGTTGTATGCAAAAAAATCTTAATATTACTCCGGAGGAGAAATTGAATTATGAGTATATTTTTTTAGAGTGTCTGGAGCTTGCACATTTAATTTTCAACCGGAGGCCATTCAAAATAAAGACTGGTAAAGTTGAAAAAGTCTCTGCTCCTCTTTATGACGCTACCATGGTTTCGTTGAGTAAATTTTTAAAAAACAAAAGTACACTCATAGAAAAAAAGGCCTTCATTAATGAGCGTTTGCAAAAGGCTCTTAATAATGCGAACGACTATGAAATACTTGTTGGCAGAGGCAATACTGCTTCAGCCATAAAAAAGCGCATTGAATTGTTAAGCGGAATATTCAAACTCGCAATTTCCTAG
- a CDS encoding HEPN domain-containing protein, which translates to MKDELKTEVDGFIEMLESIERILGGTTPRVESAGPSSHIVLTNCGVFLILSAIYEEYIKSVLRQACKIIIKDRGSISMMPIDIVKSHIEVSSNKLKQAKAPNGVNLAELRAIAENLYNFTQEKEEFDLYIDDICTNDRNITAPQIKELCKKIGIKEILEKVSQREKIKKYFGIDNVSTIKNEVSAKLMTFINKRNEIVHGFQLNKGVSANDIVQFVEFFKVFSIAFAEAVNAEILTILPVAIK; encoded by the coding sequence ATGAAAGATGAACTTAAAACAGAAGTCGATGGCTTTATTGAGATGCTTGAGTCAATTGAAAGGATACTAGGGGGTACTACTCCTAGAGTTGAATCCGCAGGACCATCTTCCCATATAGTTCTAACAAATTGTGGCGTCTTCTTGATTCTGTCGGCAATCTATGAAGAATATATTAAGTCCGTCTTACGGCAGGCCTGCAAGATAATTATCAAAGATCGTGGCTCGATATCAATGATGCCTATTGATATAGTAAAATCTCATATTGAAGTTTCAAGCAACAAGTTAAAGCAAGCTAAAGCGCCTAATGGGGTCAATCTAGCTGAGCTGCGAGCTATCGCCGAAAATTTATATAATTTTACACAAGAAAAAGAAGAGTTTGATTTATATATAGATGATATTTGCACAAACGATCGAAATATAACCGCTCCCCAAATTAAAGAACTGTGTAAAAAAATTGGAATTAAAGAAATACTTGAAAAAGTTTCACAGCGAGAAAAAATAAAGAAGTATTTTGGGATAGACAACGTTTCGACTATAAAAAACGAAGTATCCGCAAAGCTTATGACTTTTATTAACAAAAGAAATGAGATTGTTCATGGATTCCAGCTTAACAAAGGCGTATCGGCAAACGATATAGTTCAGTTTGTTGAGTTCTTTAAAGTATTCTCTATTGCTTTTGCAGAGGCCGTAAACGCTGAGATTCTCACGATTTTACCTGTGGCTATAAAATAA
- a CDS encoding bifunctional metallophosphatase/5'-nucleotidase: MQRHSKIKILLQVIVVAFVFQSTHGFCKTDFSLTILHTNDIHAHLAAFDALGAFCSKEKETAGKCQGGAARLATAVARQRAKGGHFLLLDAGDQFQGTLFFTKYKGQACAFFMDRLGYDAMAVGNHEFDDGPATLANFIRALKFPILAANVDASRSQQLKGLIAPYVVRKVAGRRIGIIGATQPKAAQISSPGPDIAFPAIVPAVKNAVAALRKQGVDIVILLSHAGLSGDKKIAAKVAGLDVIVGGHSHVLLGNGYPEAVGPCPLAIDAPDGGKTYIVTAGYWGRYLGVLHVDFDAAGKVTRATGNPVRLDAAVPEDPATLAEVERFGKPLEAFRAKVLGKSDGPIGAAMCRQEECAGGDLMAEAMLAGGRSRGAVAAIFNGGGVRAGMDAGKITLGDLLTAYPFPNTLVVLSLTGEDLLAVLEHGVSAVGFNAGSGRFPQVAGIRFALDITKPAGKRITAVSVADAAGHFAPLDPKAEYRLAISDYMARGGDGYAIFKTKGRDVDGDGDPLADLLARYITTHSPLSLKPDGRIGQ; this comes from the coding sequence ATGCAAAGGCACTCAAAAATCAAAATTCTCTTACAAGTCATTGTAGTTGCCTTTGTATTTCAGAGCACACATGGATTCTGCAAAACTGATTTCTCGCTGACCATCCTGCACACCAACGACATCCACGCCCATCTGGCTGCGTTCGACGCGCTGGGTGCGTTTTGCTCCAAGGAAAAGGAGACGGCCGGCAAATGCCAGGGCGGCGCGGCCCGGCTGGCCACGGCCGTCGCCCGGCAGCGCGCCAAGGGGGGCCATTTCCTGCTGCTCGACGCCGGCGACCAGTTCCAGGGCACGCTTTTTTTCACCAAGTACAAGGGACAGGCCTGCGCCTTTTTCATGGACCGGCTCGGCTATGACGCCATGGCCGTGGGCAACCACGAATTCGACGACGGCCCGGCCACTTTGGCGAATTTTATTCGGGCGCTCAAGTTTCCGATTCTGGCCGCCAATGTCGACGCCTCGCGTTCGCAACAATTGAAGGGGCTTATCGCGCCGTACGTCGTTCGGAAAGTGGCCGGACGCAGGATCGGCATCATCGGCGCCACCCAGCCCAAGGCGGCCCAGATCTCCAGTCCCGGACCGGACATCGCCTTTCCGGCCATCGTGCCGGCCGTCAAAAACGCCGTGGCCGCCTTGCGAAAACAGGGCGTGGACATCGTGATCCTGCTGTCCCACGCCGGGCTCTCCGGCGACAAGAAGATCGCGGCCAAGGTAGCCGGGCTCGACGTCATCGTCGGCGGCCACAGCCACGTGCTCCTCGGCAACGGCTACCCCGAGGCCGTGGGACCGTGCCCGCTGGCCATCGACGCCCCAGACGGCGGTAAGACGTACATTGTCACCGCCGGCTACTGGGGCCGCTACCTGGGCGTGTTGCATGTGGATTTCGACGCGGCCGGAAAGGTGACCCGGGCGACGGGCAATCCGGTGCGCCTGGACGCGGCCGTGCCCGAGGACCCGGCCACCCTGGCCGAGGTCGAGCGCTTCGGCAAACCCCTCGAGGCGTTTCGGGCCAAGGTGCTGGGCAAAAGCGACGGGCCGATCGGCGCGGCCATGTGCCGCCAGGAGGAATGCGCAGGCGGCGACCTCATGGCCGAGGCCATGCTTGCCGGCGGACGTTCACGCGGGGCCGTGGCCGCGATTTTCAACGGCGGCGGCGTGCGGGCCGGCATGGACGCGGGAAAGATCACCCTGGGCGATCTGCTCACCGCCTACCCCTTCCCCAACACCCTGGTCGTGCTCAGCCTGACCGGCGAGGACCTGCTCGCCGTGCTGGAACACGGCGTGTCGGCCGTGGGGTTTAACGCGGGCAGCGGCCGGTTTCCCCAGGTGGCCGGCATCCGCTTCGCGCTCGACATCACCAAGCCGGCCGGCAAACGCATCACCGCCGTATCCGTGGCCGACGCCGCCGGACATTTCGCGCCCCTCGATCCCAAGGCCGAGTACCGGCTGGCGATCAGCGACTACATGGCCCGGGGCGGCGACGGCTACGCCATCTTCAAGACAAAGGGCCGGGACGTGGACGGCGACGGCGATCCGCTGGCCGACCTGCTGGCCCGCTACATCACCACCCACTCGCCTCTGTCCCTCAAACCCGACGGCCGTATTGGGCAGTAA
- the wrbA gene encoding NAD(P)H:quinone oxidoreductase codes for MNVLIVYYSLYGHVAAMAQAVAEGVHQVEGVIATLRRVPETLPPDVIERMHAAEAQKTLSTVPVCTLEELEQADAIIFGTPTRFGNMCGQMRQFLDATGQIWMRGGLVGKPGGVFCSTATQHGGQETTLMSFIQTLLHQGMIVVGLPYAYAGQMRVDEITGGTPYGASTIAAGDGSRMPTENELDAARFQGRHTAEITKKLCG; via the coding sequence ATGAACGTGCTGATCGTTTACTATTCATTATACGGCCATGTGGCGGCCATGGCCCAGGCCGTGGCCGAAGGCGTGCACCAGGTGGAGGGCGTCATCGCCACGCTGCGCCGGGTGCCGGAGACGCTGCCTCCCGATGTCATCGAGAGAATGCACGCCGCCGAAGCCCAGAAAACCCTGTCCACCGTGCCGGTGTGTACCCTGGAGGAGCTGGAGCAGGCCGACGCCATCATTTTCGGTACGCCGACCCGCTTCGGCAATATGTGCGGCCAGATGCGACAGTTTCTCGACGCCACGGGCCAGATCTGGATGCGCGGCGGTCTGGTCGGCAAGCCGGGCGGCGTTTTCTGTTCCACCGCCACCCAGCATGGCGGCCAGGAAACCACGCTGATGTCGTTCATCCAGACATTGCTCCACCAGGGCATGATCGTGGTGGGCCTGCCCTATGCCTACGCCGGGCAGATGCGCGTGGACGAGATCACGGGCGGCACGCCCTACGGCGCGTCCACCATCGCCGCCGGCGACGGCTCCCGCATGCCCACGGAAAACGAACTGGACGCTGCCCGGTTCCAGGGCCGCCATACCGCCGAGATCACCAAGAAGTTGTGTGGATAG